Genomic window (Drosophila willistoni isolate 14030-0811.24 chromosome 2L unlocalized genomic scaffold, UCI_dwil_1.1 Seg196, whole genome shotgun sequence):
CTTGACACACTTAAGTTTCCATAGCCACGCGAATTCTGGTATAGTAGCCCTCAGACTGCCCATAAATCACTTAAGTTTTTAACGGGTATTTACAACCAAGATAACATGGTTTCAAGTGCCTTAAACATATCATTGTACTTCTGAATTGTTTGTTGTGAATGAGGCAACGAAAGAGGAAGTGATAAGAAGATTAAactgaattcaaaaatttacaGGACCTACGCTGGGAATGCGGCATGTCCAGGTGTTGCTTATCTTTCTGGATATCACCGCCATCTATATGGTTCGCCTCAATGCAGGAGTCTGTGTGGTGGCCATGACAAATTCCGAGACTACCAATCCCAATTTTCCGGTAAGTTTATTGAACTTAAAATGTTATCTGTCAGTCGATAATTAGTTTGGTTTTTGATTCACTTTCTAGGAATACGATTGGACTGAATTGGAGAAATCGTATATATTATCGagttttttttggggttaCATTTTTACACAATTCGCTGGTGGCTATCTGTGCAAAAAATTTGGTGTGAAAGTTGTCATGTTCTGGGGTACTTTTGGATCAGGAGTCTTTAGTGCTCTAACGCCTTTGTTCATTGGCTTTGGCGGCTGGCAGGCTTACTGTGGCATCAGAGTCCTACTTGGTGCTGCTCAAGGTGTGATCTTTCCGTGCATTCATCAGCATTTGGCACGATGGTCGCCACCAAAAGAACGCAATCGTTTAGGTGCTCTGAGTCACACGGGAATCGAGTGTGGCAATGTTTGTGCCATGTTTGTAAGCGGCATGATAGCTAAGAGCGCCATTGGCTGGCCAGGCATATCATATGTCTCAGCTGGTGTGGCCTTTACTTGGTGTCTGCTGTGGTACATTTTTGCAGCAAACAATGCCACCGAATCGCGTTTCATTAGCAATGCGGAGAGAGATTACATCGAGGGTTCATTAAAGCATAACGAAAGTTATCATAAAACTGTTCTAAAGATCCCTTGGTATGCCATTTTGACATCAAAACCCTTCATAGCCCTTCTCATTGCACGTTGTGCTGAGAACTGGGGCTTGAGTACATTGCAGGCGGAAATTCCATCGTATATGAACGGTGTCCTTGGTATGGATATCAAGAGTAATGCCTTCTTTTCGGCATTGCCCTTCTTGGCCATGTGGCTAATGTCATATGTGTATTTATTATCGGCGGATATATTGCTCAGTAAGGAGTTGCTATCATTGACTGCTCTGCGAAAGACCTTCAACTCACTTGCTTGCTGGATACCAAGTGCCACCTTAATTGGAATCGGTTTTCTGGATGCCGATCAAAAGACTCTCGCCATTATCCTGATGACCATCAGTGTGGGTGTGAATAGTGGTGCGACAATTGGTAGTTCACTCAATACCATCGATCTATCTCCAAATCATGCCAGCATATTGATGGGTATTGTGAATACAGCAGCGAATATTGTTCCCATTGCAACGCCATTGACCGTGGGAGTTATTGTGGACGAAAACGTAAGTAATGAAAAATGTCAAAGCTGAAAATTTATTGGTTGTTGTTTGCATACAACGTAACAACAATATTTGAAGCTTCTAATTTACTTATAAATTTGTTCGTTAATCCCAATGAACTAAGTTGATTTAGGATCGAAGTCATATAATGTTTGTTGGAAAATGGTTCAAAAGGTGTGGGAAGTCGAAATCTCAAATGTGTCGTATGTATAGCTCCAActtgtttttaatttgtttgaaaaATTTCGAATAACACTGTCAAATTACTCTTATAGGAACCATCGAAAACTCATTTATGAAAGTCCATTATGCAGATGATTGCGAAAGTACAAGTCCTACTTTACTATTAGTATTTTTTAGAGCcttgaaaatatttagaaaCCTCGTATCTTGGGCCATGACGAAGTTCCTCGTATCTCGGGCCATGACGAAGTTCCTTAGGCAATTTATGCCGTCTAGTGTTTCGTTTGGAAAACCCTTTTACACCTTATCGATGTTCAGTGAAGTATAGCAACAATGGCTTTTAAACTGTAGAAAGATGCACTTACTTAGACAGATTATCCCTTGTTTTCAAGGTTATCGAAAACGTCTTTATCTCTGACATTCGAAGAGtaataaaaagtttatttaaatttggtcAAAAGACTGCAAAGCATAGAAGTAATCATCTTTGACCATTAAAAGAATCTATGCTCGATCAGAACGATTCAGCGATACTGCGAATATCAGAAGATCGTACTGATCAGCCGATCATACGACTATATCTTAAAGTTTCTATTGAAATGATCAGTAGTAAATCGAGATTTAGATTAATCCATCTTTTTCttaagccattttgagtcgtatTTTTAAATGTATCAAATGTATAAAGGAATGTTTAGAATATTAATGTAgaatgttttatatttttcgtcTATTGGTGTCTCGATAAGATACCTtttaatatgtacatatatttgccGATAACTgcaccaaaaatatatattaagttAATTTTTCGTAGATATAATTCCGTTTTTTGTTATTagaaagaaaattaataacaaCGGCTTTGTTTCACGTAggatcaaaatatatatgggCACCTCTTTAATATATGTTTCGGTATAGTCTTTAATTTAGGGTTTATTAAGTTTTAATTTTGGCTGCGAGAAAAGTTTTCCTTCGAGACATTGAGGGACTTATCGACATCTactttcaaatcaaatatttgtGCCCACAGCTGTCTCACAATTTATGTTTTATCTATTTACAGGAAAATCGTTCGCAATGGCAAATCGTATTCATAATATCAGCTGTGATATTCTTTGTGGGAAATTGCGTCTACTTGGCCTTTGGCACAGCGGAATGTCAGGAATGGGACGCAGACGATTATTTATTGCCAAAAGAACCAGAACTGGCAACAAAATCCGCTAAAAATGAAACACTCAATGAAAAAAAGGCACCCGCTACACTTGATTTCACTAGATAGTACTACAAGTCGTGTGTGTATATACCAgaacaaagcaaaaaacaaaaaaaaacactcttTGAAGAGGTAATCAAGGTAGATTACCCATTTCACTTGAGTTTTTGTCGCAaagagtttttattttgtttttgttggattTGATTCGACTCGACTCTAGTCGTGGCACTTATCGCCTTtgatttttgtattaattCTAATAAGAGgtcaataaattttttataaacttaataaataccaaaatattatttgttgttaatttaTACCTTATcgatttattatttatttaactcAAAGCATCGCTTTATCAATGGTTAGCAGGGTGCTTTCCCATTGGTTTCTGTCCAATTAGATTAGAATCAGGGTAAAAAAAAGGGTAAATATATAGATTTCCAAACCAGCGactatatatgcatgtatttgTGATTATCATTCATTCAATTTTGTGGTCTATTTGTTTAGTTTCTTGAACTTGGCAAAAAACGTAATGTAAACGTGAGCTAAACACAAGCCATAAATCTGtcaacaaataataaataacatCCATCGCACCGCAGTTGTTGTTACGGGAAGAGCGTTAATTGGAGGAGAAAATgctgttttctttctttttttttttttgaaaaattcaaaacgTTCTATGTGAatccaataataataataataataatatttacaaAATCATACAATGGCGATTTAACGACAACGTCATTCCAtcattttgaaaacaaaagagGTTTTTGCGTCAATTTCTGGAGTTTATTTGCTTAAAGATACTGTTTATTGGAGTACTCCCCCGTTTCgtctatttaatttaatatggAGGGCAAAATAGGTGAATGATTCGTGTATGTTCGTCTAGCCGAGAGCTT
Coding sequences:
- the LOC6640207 gene encoding putative inorganic phosphate cotransporter, whose product is MTAELPKGPTLGMRHVQVLLIFLDITAIYMVRLNAGVCVVAMTNSETTNPNFPEYDWTELEKSYILSSFFWGYIFTQFAGGYLCKKFGVKVVMFWGTFGSGVFSALTPLFIGFGGWQAYCGIRVLLGAAQGVIFPCIHQHLARWSPPKERNRLGALSHTGIECGNVCAMFVSGMIAKSAIGWPGISYVSAGVAFTWCLLWYIFAANNATESRFISNAERDYIEGSLKHNESYHKTVLKIPWYAILTSKPFIALLIARCAENWGLSTLQAEIPSYMNGVLGMDIKSNAFFSALPFLAMWLMSYVYLLSADILLSKELLSLTALRKTFNSLACWIPSATLIGIGFLDADQKTLAIILMTISVGVNSGATIGSSLNTIDLSPNHASILMGIVNTAANIVPIATPLTVGVIVDENENRSQWQIVFIISAVIFFVGNCVYLAFGTAECQEWDADDYLLPKEPELATKSAKNETLNEKKAPATLDFTR